Below is a window of Maribacter dokdonensis DSW-8 DNA.
GATTCCGGCATGTTCTACGGCATACAAAAAGGAGCAATTGCCGCCTTGAATAGCAGTGATGACTGGTTTAAGGAACTAAATGAAGTTTATGGTAAGCGAAGAGAATTGATCTATAAGTTGGTAGACAAGCTTGGCTGTTCATATGATCGTAACGCTGTAGGCATGTTCGTTTGGGCTAAATTGCCGGCAGGCAGTGTATCATCAGAAGAGTTCATAGATGATATTTTATATAAGAAAGATCTGTTTATTACGCCAGGAACCATTTTTGGGAGTAATGGTGAAGGCTATATTCGTTTTTCACTATGTATAACGGAGAATAAGATAGAAGAGGCAATTAAAAGATTTGAATAATAGGTCTTAAGACTAAAGCGTAGCTTTAAAATGAATGTATTTGTAATAGGTATCGGTTTAATAGGAGGTTCTTTGGCGAAAGACATAAAGTCGGCATTCGACAATGTTACCGTCTATGGCATAGAATCTAATGAAGCAAACTTAGCTGAAGCATTGTCTTTGGGTATTGTAGATAAGAAAGCTACCTATCAAGATTTACAATTAGCAGATATGGTCATTGTAAGTATACCGGTAGATGTTATGGTTACCGAGCTTCCTGTTATATTGAATGCCGTTCATGAAGATTGTGTTGTTTTAGATGTTGGGTCTACCAAATCCATGATTTGCAAGGTGTTGGAAAATCATCCTAAGAGAAGAAATTTTTTGGCATGCCATCCTATTGCAGGAACGGAGTTTTCGGGTCCGTCCGCAGCGATCAACAATTTATTCAAAGACAAAACAAATATTATTTGTGAGGTAGAGTTAACGGCATTTAAGCTCCAAGAAAGAGCGTTAAAAGTTTTTCAAGCTATTGGCATGAGAATACGTTATATGAACCCTGTTGCTCATGATAAGCATATTGCTTACGTATCGCATTTATCGCACATAAGTTCGTTCATGTTGGGTAAAACAGTGATCGAGAAAGAGAAGAACGAGCGTGATATTTTTGACATGGCCGGTAGTGGGTTTGAAAGTACGGTGCGTTTGGCAAAGAGTTCTCCTGCCATGTGGACACCTATTTTTAAACAGAATAAAGAGAATGTGGTAGAAACTTTGGAGGAGTACATTCAAAATCTAACCGCATTTAAGGAACTGTTGTTGAAAGATGATTATGAGGGCATTTATAATGAAATGAATAATACGAATAAGATTAAAGGAATATTAAAAAGAAATACCGTTAAACAAGAAATAGAATAAGTAAAAATGGAAAATTCAAAACAAATGAGAACATGGTTGGATGATTTAAACCTTGACCATCCACTAGTAATAGCAGGGCCATGTAGTGCGGAAACCGAGGAGCAAGTGTTAGGTATAGCACACTCCCTAAAAGATACCGATGTAAACTATTACAGAGCAGGTATATGGAAACCACGTACTCGCCCAGGAAATTTTGAAGGTGTAGGAGCTTTGGGGCTTAAGTGGCTTCAAAAGGTAAAGGCTGAAACAGGTATGAAAACGGCTACCGAGGTGGCTAACCGTGCTCATGTGGAATTAGCTTTAGAGCATGATATAGATTTATTATGGATAGGGGCAAGATCAACTGTTAGTCCGTTCATCATGCAAGAATTGGCAGATGCACTTAAGGGCACCGACAAGGTTGTATTGGTAAAGAACCCGGTTAATCCAGATTTAGCTTTATGGTTAGGCGGTATTGAAAGGTTACATACGGCAGGTATTAAAAAATTAGGTGCAATTCATAGAGGATTCTCTACATATGAGAAAACCAAGTATAGAAATATACCGGAATGGCAAATGGCGATCGAATTTCAGAACAGATTTCCAGATTTACCTTTGATCAACGATCCATCGCATATTACGGGTAAGAGAGATATGATCTTTGATGTTTCTCAGACTGCTTTAGATTTAAATTTTGACGGATTAATGATCGAAACGCACCATGATCCTGATAATGCATGGAGTGATGCCGCTCAACAGGTAACTCCAGAGAAATTGGTTCAGATTATGAGAGACCTAAAAATTAGAAAAGAGAGCGATCCAGAGGCGGAATACAATTCTCAATTAAGTAACCTTAGAGCACAGATCGATGTTATTGATAACCAATTGATCGAGACTCTAGGTAAAAGAATGAAAGTTTCTGATAGTATAGGTGAACTTAAAAAGCAAAAGAATGTTGCCGTGCTACAATCTAATAGATGGAACCAAATTCTGGGAGCAATGATTCTTGAAGGGGAAAGTAAGGGACTTAGTGAAGAATTTGTTCTTCGTATGTTCAAGGCTATTCACCAAGAGTCTATCAACCACCAAGAAAAGATAGTGAACGGTTAAGGTTTACATAACTTTATAAATACAAAACATCCGTAATATGCGGATGTTTTTTTATGTCTTAATTTTAATAAGTAAGAAAAATAATACATTTTAACAATATCCTTAATTATGAACCGTTAGGGGTCTAAAGAACCATTTTAACCAATCAAAAAGTATGAAGAAAGTAGTATTGTTTACGTTCATGTTAATGGCATCATTTGCTGTAAAAGCCCAATCGTATATAGGCTTTTTAACAGATAATTACAGTGGTGTCAATAGTGTGATCTCTAACCCTGCAAATATTGCAGATTCACGTTTTAAAACAGATATTAATCTAATAGGAGCTAGTGGTTTTTTAGCTAATGACTATGTAGGTGTTGGGTATTCTGATTTGGTTTCCAGTGATTTTGACTATGATACAGATGCATTATTGACCCTTTCGGATAACAATAATTTTTCTGGTAATGTAGATGTGTTAGGTCCTTCGTTTATGTTTAATGTTGGTAGAAAATCTTCTATTGCCATATTTACAAGAGCAAGAAGTTTTGTGACGGGAAATGAATTTAATGGAGAAAGTATAGATGACCTTGACGATAGTATTGATGAAAGTCAAGACTTTTTGGTAAACGAAGGTGATTTCTTTGCCGCCGGTCATGGTTGGGCAGAAGTGGGGATCACGTATGCACAAGAATTAATGAATAAAGAAGAGCATTTCTTAAAAGGTGGTCTGTCATTTAAATATTTGAAAGGATTTGGTAATGCCTATGTGGCCGGTAGAAATGTAACTATTGATTATGATGCGGATGGTGCTACATTACCGGATAATTCTACTATTGGAACTTTAGCATCTACAGGAGATCTAATTTATGGAAGAGCTGATCAGTATGATGTTGAAGATTATGATTATGAAGTGCCAGATGCTAACGGATTTGGGTTTGACCTGGGATTCGTTTATGAATGGAGACCAGATTATGAAGATTATGTGGTAACGGGTGCTGATGGAGAAAAAACCGTCATGAAAGATAAAAATAAGTATAAACTAAAATTTGGTTTGTCGCTTACAGATGTAGGTTCGGTAAATTACAAAGGTAGTTTAGTAGATACCTATAATATCAATAATACCATTACACAAGACGATTATGATAATATAGAGGATTCAGATGATCTTCAGAATTTATATACGTTCACCCAAGCTACGGAAGATTTAAAGGCAGGTTTGCCAACGGCATTACATTTTAATGCAGATTGGAATATTAAAAATCATTTTTATTTGAATTTTAATACTGATATCTCTATGCGTTCTGCAGGTGAGAATAATTTACGAACTGCAAACGTATTATCATTGACCCCACGTTTTGAGAGTAAGTGGTTCAGTTTCTATTTGCCTGTAAGTAGCTATCAGTATAGTGGTTTACAAGTAGGTGCAGGCTTACGTGCCGGTCCTCTTTATCTTGGGTCGGGATCATTGATCTCTACATTTGCAAAAAATGAAATACAAGGAGCAGATGTATATGCAGGGTTGAAAATTCCGGTATACTATGGTCAGCCAAAAGATTCAGATGGTGATGGTATTCCAAATAAAGAAGATGGTTGCCCAAAAAAGGCAGGACCAATAGAAAATAATGGTTGCCCATGGGGAGATACTGATGGCGATTCGGTATTGGATAATGAGGACCAATGTCCAGATGAGGCAGGTCCTGTAGAAAACAATGGTTGTCCTTGGGTAGATACGGATGGAGATACCTTGTTGGATAATGAAGATCAATGTGTAGATGTAGCCGGACCTTTAGAGAATAATGGGTGTCCTTGGCCAGATAGTGACGGAGATTCAGTTTTTGATAAAGATGATAATTGTCCTGATGAAATGGGTACGGTAGCGAATAACGGTTGTCCAGAACCGGTTGTTACGGCTGAGGTTCAAAAGTCGTTGAACGAGTATGCAAAAACTATTTTGTTCAACACAGGAAAATCAACATTAAAGGATGAGTCAACACCGGTATTGGTTGATATCATCGGTATTTTAAATGAATATCCCAATGCAAATTTCACTATTGAAGGGCATACGGATAGTATAGGTTCAGAAGCTACCAATCAAAAATTATCGGAGAAAAGAGCTCAAGCTGTTCTACAATTTTTAATAGATGGCGGTATTTCCCCAGCAAGATTGACCGCTATTGGTTATGGGGAAAGTAAGCCAATTGCTACCAATATGTATAAAGATGGTAGACAGAAAAACAGACGTGTTGAGATTAACTTGGCACAGTAGCTATACAAAGATTTAGTACTAAAAAAGCCCGGTTTTACCGGGCTTTTTTTTATGTGTACTAATGCTATCTTTTAAAGATATATCGGGTAATGAAAATACCTTGTCCGTCCGTATTACCGGCATCTGCTTCAACACCGCTGGTTACAAAAACAAGTTCCCATCCATTTTGTGCCATATCACTTAGTTTAGATGAAATAAGTGCATCGTTTGCCGCAATGTTTTGGAAGCGAATACCGGCCACATTATAGAAATTAAGCAATTTGGTCTCTTCAAAATCTTTAACGCGAATATCACTGCGTTTAGATTTATTTCTGGTATTATCTTCCTCGGTCTGTTCAGAGGTGAACTCCTTAAAATCTCGATCTGCATTGGCATCTATAATTCGTGATCGTCCTAATCCACTAGGTACTATAGATTCTACACTGGTAACAACTTTGTATTCCTGTGCTGTAGATGTGGTAATTGCAGTAAAGGCAAATAGGGCAAGTAAGATGATTTTTTTCATGATGATGGTTTTTTACATTGATTTAAAGATTGTACGGTGAAAATATAAGGTATAATGAAGAATGCAAAGAATACTACTTTATATCATTGTAAATTGATGCTTTACCAATATAATGGCTTAAAAAAAAGACCCGATACTAAAAGCATCGGGTCTTATGATAAAGAAAGTTTTGTTCTATTGAATAGAGAAATCAAATACAGATTGGTTTTCTCTACCTTGAGGTACTTGGCCTTGGTAGATAAAGCAATACTCACCTGGCTCTAAAGTGTCGGGAGTAACTTTGAACTTGTTACCTTCAATTTCCTCTATAGCGAAGTTAAGAGCATATTTAGGGTCAATACCACTACTGCTAGTGATCCAGCTACTTTTTCCTGTAATTACCTCTCTAAGGTTCTTCTTCTCTTTAACGGTAAGTTTTACCAAAACAAACTCATTAGGGTTACTTGCCATTCTAAACCACCAGTTAAAAATACCGGTATCTCCACCTTGGTTGTTCTGCATATTATCAACTTCTGTAACACTTGGGTCAAAGATGAACGTAAATTCTGGTCTGCTTTGGCGAATTACATTATTGGATTGTGTTTTAGGTAACTGAGCCTTCTTTTTAGAATTGATCAACCCAGATACCAATTTCTGCGCCACTTGGTTAGAATTTGAACCAGAGAATACACTTGGTTGTATTAATTTATCTTCACCGCTAGCATCTGCATAGTAAATACCAGTTTTAGATTTAGTGTTCTGTTTTGATTTATCCATGATCAAGGATAATATTTCAGAAGAAACCCCTGCATTTTTCATAGCGCCTAGAGCGGAAATAGAAGCGTCGAATTTAACATCCGAAGTGTTTATTTTATCTATGATCATATAATCGTCGAAACCTAGTTCAACCATTTGTACTACAGATTCGTTTGTAATAGTTTCTTGGGCAGTTCCAAAAGTAATGGCTGATAAAGCTAACATCAGCAATGATTTTTTGATGAATTTCATTTTCTTGATTTTGGTTGTTATTTAATGTTATAGTTCTAAATTCAAATTTATGTTAATTTTTATATTTAAAGCAGTTACTTTGTATAAATGGAAGGATTTTTGGGTAAATGGTAGGAATTGTTTATAAATCTACGGGTAGTTGGTACACTGTTAAGGCAGAAAATGGTGATTTCTATGAATGTAGAATAAAAGGTAAGTTTAGGATCAAGGGTATAAAAAGTACGAACCCTGTTGCGGTTGGTGATCAAGTACGCTTTGAGGTGGAGACTATTGGAGATGATACCATTGGTATTATCAATGAAATAGAAAATCGTAAAAATTATATAATTCGTAAATCTGTAAACCTGTCTAAACAGACACATATCATTGCTGCCAATTTGGATCAGGTTTTTTTATTGGTAACATTGAACAATCCGCCTACATACCCAGTTTTCATAGATCGATTTCTGATCACTGCAGAAGCCTATGAAATTCCGGTTGTTCTACTTTTCAATAAAGTAGATACTTATGCCCCGGAAGAATTAGATGAGATAAAGTTTTTGGCGGCCCTTTACCGCAATATTGGGTATACTTGTTTGGGTATTTCTGCGGCAACGGGCAAGAACGTTGATAAGGTGAAAGAAATGATGATCGGTAAAACATCAATGTTCTCGGGTCATTCTGGTGTTGGTAAATCTACCTTGGTCAATGCTTTGGAGCCAGAGTTGGAAATTAAGACCAAACAAATTTCTCAACAACACGCACAAGGGCAACATACCACCACATTTGCGGAAATGTTCGATTTAAGTTTTGATGCTAGAATTATAGATACGCCCGGTATTAAAGGTTTTGGTATTGTAGATATGGAAAAGGAGGAGATAGGCGATTATTTTCCAGAATTTTTTGAACTAAAGCAAGATTGTAAATTCAATAATTGTATTCATGTAGACGAGCCAAAATGTGCCGTTAAAGATGCCTTGGAAACTGGTGATATAGCTTGGAGCAGGTATAACAGTTATCTGCAGATGATCAAAGGTGAAGATGAGAATTATAGGGTAGATATACACGACGATAAAAAATGAAAACAGTAATACAACGTGTTGCCAAAGCTAGCGTAACGGTCAATGGCGAAAAGATAAGTGCTATTGACAATGGGCTTTTAATTTTAGTGGGTATAGAAAATGCAGATGCTCAAGATGATATTGATTGGCTTACGAACAAAATAGCAAACCTTCGTATTTTTAATGATGAAGATGGTATAATGAACAAATCGCTTGTAGATGTAAATGGTGATGTCATTGTGGTTAGCCAGTTTACTTTACATGCAAGTACTAAAAAAGGGAATCGACCTTCTTATATAAAAGCGGCAAGACCAGATGTTGCCATACCCCTGTATGAAGCCTTTATTACTACTTTGGAATCTAAATTGGGTAAGAAAGTCGGTACCGGAGAATTCGGTGCGGATATGAAGGTTGAATTATTGAATGATGGTCCTGTGACCATAATGATTGATACAAAAGATAAAAATTAGAATTCAATAGATTTTCTGTATTTTTTGTAAGAAATCTACTGTTTTTGTCGTTAAGGTAAAAACCAGCCTACCAAATTATATGCGCTTATCTTTTTTAATACTAATGTTCGTGGTAACTCTTGCCATGAATGCACAAGAGTACAGTTTTGCGAAAATAGAGCTCTCCCTTTTAAAGAATGCAGATGCAGTTGTTCGCTTAGATGAAAGCACTGTTTTACTTAAATCTTCTGATTTTATGGAAGTTAAGTCTAAAAGGGTGGTCACCGTTTTGAATGAAAGTGGATCTAAACATATAAATGCGACAGTATTTTACGATAAAGAGAAATGGATAAAAAATCTTGAAGCCATAATACTTGATGCTAATGGTAAAGAAATAGAAAAGTTTAAAGAAAAAGATTTTATTGATCAAACGGCTACAGGTGAAGGAACTTTGTATTCTGACTCTAGAGTCAAATACCTAAAATACACACCTGTTAAATATCCATACACGGTTGTTTTAACCGAAAAATACACGACATCTGACACCGCATTTATACCACGTTGGTTTTTTCTGGACGGTTATAGGCTTAGTGTCGAAAAAAGTGAATTTAAGTTGAATTTACCTTCAACCATGAAATATAGGTATAAGGAGAATAACCTAGATTCTTTTAATGTGAAACGAACGGAAAATGAGTCTGGCGTAAAGTATAGCGCCGTGAATTTAAAAGCGCTAGAGTCAGAAGATTTTGATCCTGAGTTTAGAGATTTTATACCTAATGTCCAATTCGCACTAGAAAATTTTCATTTAAAAGGGGTGGACGGTCATGCTACTTCATGGAAAGAATTCGGAGGTTGGATATACAATTCTCTATTAAAGGGTCGGGGAGAACTTAGTGCTGCAACCATTCAAAAAGTTCAAACTTTAGTAAGGGGAATAAATGACCCAAAAGAAAAGATAAAAATAGTATATCAATTTGTTCAAGATAACACCCGGTATATCAGTGTACAAATGGGTATAGGCGGTTGGGAGCCTATTAGTGCCATTGAAGTAGATAGAGTAAAGTATGGTGATTGTAAAGGTCTAACGAATTATACCATGGCATTGTTAAATGTTGTTGGTGTGGAATCTTATTACACCATAGTTTATGCCGACCGTAGCATGCGAAGTTTAGATGCTGATTTTCCTTCTTTACAAGGAAATCATGTATTCTTAAATGTGCCCTTGGAGGGTGAGGAATTGTGGTTGGAGTGCACTAGTCAAATTGTTCCCGCAAACTTTTTAGGAACTTTTACAGATAACAGAAATGTGTTAAAAGTTGGTCCAAATGGTGGTGAGATGGTAAAGTCCAGACAGTATTCGCCAGAACAAAGTAAGCAAATTACAAGCGCTAAAATTACAATTAGCGAAAGTGAGATTAAAGCGCAAGTTGAAATAAAAAGTACAGGGATACAGTATAACCAAAAATACGGGTTGTCAAGTGAAAGTAAAGAAGATGTAGAGAAATATTACAAAGACTATTGGGGTTATGTTAATGATGTTCATATTCTAAACCATAATATCTTAAATGACAGGGATAATATTATCACAACAGAAAATGTTGATATTATAACATCTGGTTATTTGTCAAGGGCAGGTGACCGTTTACTTTTTGCGCCAAACATGCTAAATAGAAATGAATATGTTCCCAAAAGGAGTAAAGATAGAAAACGCGATGTTGTAATTAAAAGAGGGTATTTAGATGAAGATGAGTTCCTAATAGATTTACCGGACAACTACGGGTTAGAATCTGGTTTAACGGCAATAGACTTAAAAAATAATTTTGGAGAGTATTCAGTTAGTTTAACTAAGGTTTCAGAAAGTCAGTTCAAATACAAAAGAAGATTATTGATTAAACCTGGAGTTTTTTCAAAAACAACTTATAACGACTATCGTAATTTCAGAAAAGAAATAGCAAAATCAGATAAGAACAAGATTGTCCTACTGAAAAATAACACCAATTAAAACCATTCGATTTTTATGACTATTGACAATAATTTTAAATCCAACAAAAAAATTTATATACTGATTTCCCTAATTTTTATATCTACCTTTTTAGTAGCTCAAAACAATGATTACGGTAAGGTTTCAAAAGAAGAATTGTTACAAGACTTTAATTCAATAGATAGCACAGCATCTGCAGCGTATTTGTATAAATACAGAAAAACGTATTTCAACTATGTTTCAGGTGTCGGTTTCAGTTTAATTACCGATGTGCATGAACGAATTAAGATTTATAATAAAGAAGGATTTGAGTATGCCACCCAAAAGATACGATTGTATAAAGATGGTAATGAAATTGAGGATTTAAATAAGCTTAAGGCTAAAACATACAATCTAATAGATGATAAAATAGAGGAGACTCCATTAAAAAAAGACGGGAAATTCAAAAATGAAATATCGGAGAATATTAATGAGGAATCATTTACAATGCCAAATATAAAAGAAGGGTCCATAATAGAATATAAGTACAGTATAACTTCTCCCTTCATATACAACGTAGATGAATTTATCTTTCAGCATGATATTCCAGTGAATAAAATAGAAGCTTTTTTCGAAACTCCAGAATATTTTGTTTTTAGAATGAATGTTAAGGGATTTTTGAATGTAATGCCTAAACGAGAGCAATTTAATAAGTCGTTAGATTATACTCAGCGTGTTGCATCTGGGGGTACAACTAATGCAGGAGCTGGTCAAGGTCTTGGTAGGACTACTCAAGTAAGAG
It encodes the following:
- a CDS encoding prephenate dehydrogenase; the encoded protein is MNVFVIGIGLIGGSLAKDIKSAFDNVTVYGIESNEANLAEALSLGIVDKKATYQDLQLADMVIVSIPVDVMVTELPVILNAVHEDCVVLDVGSTKSMICKVLENHPKRRNFLACHPIAGTEFSGPSAAINNLFKDKTNIICEVELTAFKLQERALKVFQAIGMRIRYMNPVAHDKHIAYVSHLSHISSFMLGKTVIEKEKNERDIFDMAGSGFESTVRLAKSSPAMWTPIFKQNKENVVETLEEYIQNLTAFKELLLKDDYEGIYNEMNNTNKIKGILKRNTVKQEIE
- the rsgA gene encoding ribosome small subunit-dependent GTPase A, which encodes MVGIVYKSTGSWYTVKAENGDFYECRIKGKFRIKGIKSTNPVAVGDQVRFEVETIGDDTIGIINEIENRKNYIIRKSVNLSKQTHIIAANLDQVFLLVTLNNPPTYPVFIDRFLITAEAYEIPVVLLFNKVDTYAPEELDEIKFLAALYRNIGYTCLGISAATGKNVDKVKEMMIGKTSMFSGHSGVGKSTLVNALEPELEIKTKQISQQHAQGQHTTTFAEMFDLSFDARIIDTPGIKGFGIVDMEKEEIGDYFPEFFELKQDCKFNNCIHVDEPKCAVKDALETGDIAWSRYNSYLQMIKGEDENYRVDIHDDKK
- a CDS encoding DUF5723 family protein, with product MKKVVLFTFMLMASFAVKAQSYIGFLTDNYSGVNSVISNPANIADSRFKTDINLIGASGFLANDYVGVGYSDLVSSDFDYDTDALLTLSDNNNFSGNVDVLGPSFMFNVGRKSSIAIFTRARSFVTGNEFNGESIDDLDDSIDESQDFLVNEGDFFAAGHGWAEVGITYAQELMNKEEHFLKGGLSFKYLKGFGNAYVAGRNVTIDYDADGATLPDNSTIGTLASTGDLIYGRADQYDVEDYDYEVPDANGFGFDLGFVYEWRPDYEDYVVTGADGEKTVMKDKNKYKLKFGLSLTDVGSVNYKGSLVDTYNINNTITQDDYDNIEDSDDLQNLYTFTQATEDLKAGLPTALHFNADWNIKNHFYLNFNTDISMRSAGENNLRTANVLSLTPRFESKWFSFYLPVSSYQYSGLQVGAGLRAGPLYLGSGSLISTFAKNEIQGADVYAGLKIPVYYGQPKDSDGDGIPNKEDGCPKKAGPIENNGCPWGDTDGDSVLDNEDQCPDEAGPVENNGCPWVDTDGDTLLDNEDQCVDVAGPLENNGCPWPDSDGDSVFDKDDNCPDEMGTVANNGCPEPVVTAEVQKSLNEYAKTILFNTGKSTLKDESTPVLVDIIGILNEYPNANFTIEGHTDSIGSEATNQKLSEKRAQAVLQFLIDGGISPARLTAIGYGESKPIATNMYKDGRQKNRRVEINLAQ
- a CDS encoding bifunctional 3-deoxy-7-phosphoheptulonate synthase/chorismate mutase type II, with protein sequence MENSKQMRTWLDDLNLDHPLVIAGPCSAETEEQVLGIAHSLKDTDVNYYRAGIWKPRTRPGNFEGVGALGLKWLQKVKAETGMKTATEVANRAHVELALEHDIDLLWIGARSTVSPFIMQELADALKGTDKVVLVKNPVNPDLALWLGGIERLHTAGIKKLGAIHRGFSTYEKTKYRNIPEWQMAIEFQNRFPDLPLINDPSHITGKRDMIFDVSQTALDLNFDGLMIETHHDPDNAWSDAAQQVTPEKLVQIMRDLKIRKESDPEAEYNSQLSNLRAQIDVIDNQLIETLGKRMKVSDSIGELKKQKNVAVLQSNRWNQILGAMILEGESKGLSEEFVLRMFKAIHQESINHQEKIVNG
- a CDS encoding DUF3857 domain-containing protein, with protein sequence MRLSFLILMFVVTLAMNAQEYSFAKIELSLLKNADAVVRLDESTVLLKSSDFMEVKSKRVVTVLNESGSKHINATVFYDKEKWIKNLEAIILDANGKEIEKFKEKDFIDQTATGEGTLYSDSRVKYLKYTPVKYPYTVVLTEKYTTSDTAFIPRWFFLDGYRLSVEKSEFKLNLPSTMKYRYKENNLDSFNVKRTENESGVKYSAVNLKALESEDFDPEFRDFIPNVQFALENFHLKGVDGHATSWKEFGGWIYNSLLKGRGELSAATIQKVQTLVRGINDPKEKIKIVYQFVQDNTRYISVQMGIGGWEPISAIEVDRVKYGDCKGLTNYTMALLNVVGVESYYTIVYADRSMRSLDADFPSLQGNHVFLNVPLEGEELWLECTSQIVPANFLGTFTDNRNVLKVGPNGGEMVKSRQYSPEQSKQITSAKITISESEIKAQVEIKSTGIQYNQKYGLSSESKEDVEKYYKDYWGYVNDVHILNHNILNDRDNIITTENVDIITSGYLSRAGDRLLFAPNMLNRNEYVPKRSKDRKRDVVIKRGYLDEDEFLIDLPDNYGLESGLTAIDLKNNFGEYSVSLTKVSESQFKYKRRLLIKPGVFSKTTYNDYRNFRKEIAKSDKNKIVLLKNNTN
- the dtd gene encoding D-aminoacyl-tRNA deacylase, which gives rise to MKTVIQRVAKASVTVNGEKISAIDNGLLILVGIENADAQDDIDWLTNKIANLRIFNDEDGIMNKSLVDVNGDVIVVSQFTLHASTKKGNRPSYIKAARPDVAIPLYEAFITTLESKLGKKVGTGEFGADMKVELLNDGPVTIMIDTKDKN